Within Nevskiales bacterium, the genomic segment CTATTACGAGTTCAAGCAGATCAGCAATGCCTTCTCCGGCCTGCCGCCGAAGCTGGAGGCCGGCGAGGAGCTGGACGGCCGTGACGTGCACCGGCTGAGCTTCAGTGCCCGCGCCGACGATCCCACCGCCATCTACAGCCAGATGCGGGTATGGGTGGACCGCAAGACCTGCGTGCCGCTGAAGGCCGAGTTCTACAAGGGCGAGGCGCTGCGCAAGCGTTTCAGCGCGCCGGTGCGCGCACTGCGCAAGGCCGGCGACCACTGGTATCTCACCGACATGGAGATGCACGACCTGATCGACGATACACGCACCACGCTGCGCATCCACGACGTCGCGCTGGTCAAGGAGCTGCCCAGCCGCATCTTCGAGCCGAACACCTTCTACCTGCGCGAATAAGCCGCCCCGTCGTCCCAACGGGTGAGGCCGCGGCCGGGCGGCCTCCCGAATAATCCGGGCACATCGATACTCCATCGGGGGAGACATGGCACAGGGTGAATTTCCGGCGGGTGCGGCGCTGGTGTTCGGCGGCAGCGGCGGCATCGGCCAGCACGTGGCGCTGGCCTTCGCGCGCGCCGGCACCGAGGTGGCCAT encodes:
- a CDS encoding outer membrane lipoprotein-sorting protein — translated: MKRLWTLLLLMLALPVQAEVAVEKVLACMQANILPGTQVQVLEFTTTDIAGGSRTLKGKLFTTREKLPDADGLLRATLQISAPEHLAGAAYLLRQTEDKRFDSMYVYLPSVRRVRRISTEFADGSLLGTNFSYYEFKQISNAFSGLPPKLEAGEELDGRDVHRLSFSARADDPTAIYSQMRVWVDRKTCVPLKAEFYKGEALRKRFSAPVRALRKAGDHWYLTDMEMHDLIDDTRTTLRIHDVALVKELPSRIFEPNTFYLRE